A single region of the Marinobacter salinisoli genome encodes:
- a CDS encoding SMP-30/gluconolactonase/LRE family protein yields the protein MRWLMIGSLVLFVLAGGFLLAPSPIDSRAWSPPSPPPLTGPLAPNERLRLADLLARGKVYGPEDTAVSADGVLYSGTQDGRIVRLFPDGRIETWLETEGRPLGMVFDRDGNLIVADAWRGLLSVAPDGETTLLTREAEGTPFRFTDDVDIAPDGRIYFSDASSRFQQPDYRLDLLEMRPWGRLLRYTPRTGRTEVLLGNLHFANGVAVSPDGAFVLVNETWKYRILRYWITGPKAGQAEVFADNLPGFPDNLAVDSEGRYWVAFPTLRNAQVDALHRTPWLKDLVAKLPDSLKPKPQEYGLVVAFDRDGNVITSLHDTRGTHLQEITSVNPHNGYLYFGSLHNDRIGRLPLHAIPELGDDA from the coding sequence ATGAGATGGCTGATGATCGGGAGCTTGGTGCTGTTTGTGTTGGCGGGAGGCTTTCTGCTGGCTCCATCCCCCATTGATAGCCGGGCCTGGTCGCCGCCGTCTCCGCCGCCGCTGACCGGCCCGCTGGCCCCCAATGAGCGCCTCAGGCTGGCGGACCTGCTTGCCCGGGGCAAGGTGTACGGCCCGGAAGATACCGCTGTCAGCGCCGATGGTGTGCTTTACTCGGGTACTCAGGACGGCCGCATTGTCCGTCTGTTCCCCGATGGCCGCATCGAAACCTGGCTGGAAACCGAGGGCCGACCGTTGGGCATGGTCTTCGACCGGGACGGCAACCTGATCGTTGCGGACGCCTGGCGGGGGCTGCTCTCGGTGGCTCCGGATGGAGAAACCACGCTGCTGACCCGGGAAGCCGAGGGCACGCCCTTCCGGTTCACTGACGACGTCGATATTGCACCCGACGGCCGGATCTACTTCAGCGATGCCAGTTCCCGCTTCCAACAGCCGGATTACCGGTTGGATCTGCTCGAAATGCGGCCCTGGGGCCGGCTGCTGCGCTACACGCCGCGTACCGGTCGAACCGAAGTTCTGCTGGGTAACCTGCACTTTGCCAATGGCGTGGCGGTATCACCGGACGGTGCCTTTGTGCTGGTCAATGAAACCTGGAAATACCGTATCCTGAGGTACTGGATTACCGGGCCCAAGGCGGGGCAGGCCGAAGTGTTTGCCGATAACCTGCCGGGCTTTCCGGATAACCTGGCGGTTGATTCCGAGGGACGTTACTGGGTGGCCTTTCCGACTCTGAGGAACGCACAGGTCGATGCGCTGCACCGGACGCCCTGGCTGAAGGATCTGGTGGCCAAGTTGCCGGACAGCCTCAAGCCGAAACCACAGGAATATGGGCTGGTGGTGGCCTTCGACCGGGATGGCAATGTGATTACCAGTCTGCACGATACCCGAGGCACCCATTTGCAGGAGATCACCTCGGTCAACCCGCACAATGGCTATCTGTATTTCGGCTCGTTGCACAACGACCGTATCGGGCGCCTGCCATTACACGCGATTCCTGAACTCGGAGACGATGCATGA
- a CDS encoding NADP-dependent oxidoreductase, giving the protein MANSTDTPSESTMRHVIYDRFGERDVLQLVESDIPEPDAEQVLIRVHGAGLNPIDWKTRKGLGFAARQIENTLPWTPGYDVAGEVVAVGEAVTTLVPGDRVMGMIGFPSVGGGYAQYALAQADELAIVPEELDLMTAGALPLAALTAWQALFEVAKLESGQKILIHAGAGGVGHFAVQFALERGAHVIATASARNRDFLAELGVHEVIDYRTTDVAEECYGLDVVLDLVGGEAGKRSLHTLGEHGVLVTIPTVTADDIVSAAEDMGLRAHGMTVRPDAFHLDEIAELIEDGDVRVHIEQAFPMERVVDAHEKLEGGHVRGKLVLDCR; this is encoded by the coding sequence ATGGCGAATTCCACTGACACCCCCTCTGAATCCACCATGCGTCACGTGATCTATGACCGGTTTGGTGAGCGGGATGTCCTGCAGTTGGTTGAATCGGATATTCCCGAGCCGGATGCCGAACAGGTATTGATCCGGGTTCACGGTGCCGGGCTCAACCCGATTGACTGGAAAACCCGCAAGGGCCTGGGTTTTGCGGCCCGCCAGATTGAAAACACCCTGCCGTGGACGCCCGGCTACGATGTGGCGGGCGAGGTTGTGGCTGTTGGCGAGGCGGTGACCACGTTGGTGCCCGGTGATCGGGTGATGGGCATGATCGGTTTTCCCTCGGTCGGAGGTGGTTATGCCCAGTACGCGCTCGCCCAGGCCGACGAACTGGCGATCGTGCCGGAGGAGCTGGATCTGATGACGGCCGGGGCGTTGCCACTGGCGGCCCTGACCGCCTGGCAAGCTTTGTTTGAGGTGGCCAAGCTGGAGTCGGGACAAAAGATTCTGATTCACGCCGGTGCGGGCGGAGTGGGGCATTTCGCCGTTCAGTTTGCGCTTGAGCGCGGCGCGCACGTGATTGCCACCGCATCAGCACGCAACCGGGACTTCCTCGCCGAGCTGGGCGTGCATGAGGTCATTGACTATCGCACCACCGATGTTGCCGAAGAGTGCTACGGGCTGGATGTGGTGCTTGATTTGGTCGGCGGTGAAGCCGGCAAGCGTTCGCTGCACACACTGGGTGAACATGGGGTGTTGGTGACCATCCCCACCGTCACCGCCGATGATATTGTCAGCGCCGCCGAAGACATGGGCTTGCGCGCCCATGGCATGACGGTACGTCCTGACGCTTTCCATCTCGACGAAATCGCTGAGCTGATTGAAGACGGCGATGTTCGGGTGCACATTGAGCAGGCCTTCCCCATGGAACGGGTGGTGGATGCCCATGAAAAGCTCGAAGGCGGGCACGTACGTGGCAAGCTGGTTCTGGATTGCCGCTGA
- a CDS encoding alpha/beta fold hydrolase, with translation MTVDLNYRITGDGKPLILMHGLFGSLENLGGIARRLQDEWQIHALDLRNHGSSPHTDSMDYPAMARDVLAYMDAQGLDRASILGHSMGGKVAMQMALMAPERVEQVVVADIAPVDYHPRHDAVLEGLGSLDLSVLRSRQEADKALAEYVEEVPTRQFLLKNLERVPREEQSDSGPMFRWRLNLPVIEASYDNLTRAPQGDGPYSGPVLFIKGENSAYIQEKHREEIQRLFPSAELRIIKDTGHWLHAEKAETFAALSRRFLAKNA, from the coding sequence ATGACTGTTGATCTGAACTACCGTATCACTGGCGACGGCAAGCCGCTGATTCTCATGCACGGACTGTTCGGGTCGCTGGAAAACCTGGGCGGAATTGCCCGTCGGTTGCAGGACGAGTGGCAGATTCACGCCCTGGATTTGCGCAATCATGGCAGTTCGCCTCATACCGATAGCATGGATTATCCGGCCATGGCCCGGGACGTTCTGGCTTACATGGACGCCCAGGGGCTGGACCGTGCCTCGATTCTCGGGCACTCCATGGGTGGCAAAGTGGCTATGCAAATGGCGTTGATGGCGCCGGAGCGGGTAGAGCAGGTGGTGGTCGCTGATATCGCCCCGGTGGACTACCACCCCCGCCACGATGCGGTTCTTGAGGGTTTGGGCAGCCTTGATCTGTCGGTCCTGCGTTCGCGACAGGAGGCGGACAAGGCCCTGGCTGAGTACGTCGAGGAAGTACCCACGCGTCAGTTTTTGCTCAAGAATCTCGAACGCGTGCCCCGTGAAGAGCAGTCAGATAGCGGGCCGATGTTCCGCTGGCGATTGAATCTGCCCGTTATCGAGGCCAGCTACGATAACCTGACCCGGGCACCTCAAGGCGACGGGCCCTATTCCGGCCCGGTGTTGTTCATCAAAGGCGAGAATTCCGCTTACATTCAGGAAAAGCACCGCGAGGAAATCCAGCGCCTGTTTCCGTCCGCTGAGCTTCGTATCATCAAGGACACCGGGCACTGGCTACACGCGGAAAAGGCCGAAACGTTTGCCGCCCTGAGCCGGCGTTTCCTGGCCAAAAATGCATGA
- a CDS encoding acyl-CoA thioesterase, translating to MSADGAIDWDLPDPFTMEIRVAADDTDRLGHANNVVYVRWLEEVSWAHIASLGMTWDLHERTGRAMAITRTEIDYLGAANTGDHLVLGTWITGFDGRLRSSRQFQLVRPADGKTLARAISTHACVNLETQRPARAPQAFRDILAAAVVARGQGLRVD from the coding sequence ATGAGCGCAGATGGCGCGATCGACTGGGATCTTCCCGATCCTTTCACCATGGAAATCAGGGTGGCCGCCGACGACACCGATCGGCTGGGGCATGCCAACAACGTGGTGTACGTACGCTGGCTGGAGGAGGTCAGCTGGGCGCATATTGCAAGCCTCGGCATGACCTGGGACCTGCATGAGCGCACCGGCCGGGCCATGGCCATTACGCGTACGGAGATCGACTATCTTGGTGCCGCCAACACCGGCGACCATCTGGTGCTGGGTACCTGGATAACGGGGTTTGATGGCCGGCTCCGGTCCTCGCGCCAATTTCAGCTGGTGCGCCCGGCGGATGGCAAAACCCTGGCGCGTGCCATCTCGACCCATGCCTGCGTCAATCTCGAAACCCAGCGCCCGGCGCGGGCGCCGCAGGCTTTTCGCGATATCCTTGCCGCGGCTGTTGTCGCTCGCGGGCAGGGCCTTCGTGTCGATTGA
- a CDS encoding cation:proton antiporter produces the protein MPVSTVMLLASIGILSLFCQWLAWRVRMPAILFLLAGGIAAGPLLGFLAPEAVFGDLLFPVISLAVAIILFEGSLTLRYEEIRGHGKMVRNLVPVGTIVTCIIGTLSAHWLLDISWAVALLFGAISVVTGPTVIAPLLRSVRPDAKLANILRWEGIIIDPVGALLAVLVFEGIVSWGQGDVFSHSLFIFGKTIAVGLLIGGVAGYLNGLVLRKHLVPQYLHNAGTLTFMLGVYAISNEMAHESGLLTVTIMGIWMANMKQVPIESILEFKESLSVLLISGLFIILAARVEFSAIAALGWELVLVLAILILVARPLSIGLSAIGTKLNWREQAFLSWIAPRGIVAAAVSALFAFQMENLGYEGADALVPLVFVLIITTVTLQSLTARPVAKLLKVAAPPEYGFLILGANPVARMIGRALDKQEVPVTLSDTSWENVRQARMEGLRTYFGNPVSEHASTHLELTGIGNLLVISPYKHMNSLATYHFLDWFGKGHVFSLAEGDQDQKARHQTAEKIQMTRGLFDGVSYAKLASLASQGYTVKTTQLSDEFSYDDFLSKYEGQALVLFVFDRKGHVQPVMNMDSFKPEEGWMLISLVPPQARKERKSKDGGNGADKAANPAQQPDA, from the coding sequence ATGCCCGTCAGCACCGTCATGCTCCTTGCCAGCATTGGCATTCTCTCCCTGTTTTGTCAGTGGCTGGCCTGGCGGGTTCGCATGCCTGCCATTCTGTTCCTGCTTGCCGGCGGCATCGCCGCGGGCCCGTTGCTGGGCTTCCTTGCACCGGAGGCGGTGTTCGGAGATCTGCTCTTCCCGGTCATTTCCCTGGCGGTCGCCATCATTCTGTTCGAGGGCAGCCTGACGCTGCGCTACGAGGAAATTCGCGGCCACGGCAAGATGGTGCGCAATCTGGTGCCGGTGGGCACCATTGTCACCTGCATCATCGGCACCCTGTCCGCCCACTGGCTGCTAGACATCTCCTGGGCCGTGGCGCTGCTGTTTGGCGCCATATCGGTGGTGACCGGACCGACCGTCATTGCGCCCTTGCTGAGATCCGTGCGGCCAGACGCCAAGCTCGCCAACATTCTGCGCTGGGAAGGCATCATCATCGATCCGGTAGGCGCCCTGCTCGCGGTTCTGGTCTTCGAAGGCATTGTGTCCTGGGGCCAGGGCGACGTGTTCAGCCATTCCCTGTTTATTTTTGGCAAGACCATCGCGGTGGGCTTATTGATCGGTGGCGTGGCCGGTTACCTGAACGGGCTGGTACTGCGCAAGCATCTGGTTCCGCAGTACCTGCATAATGCCGGCACCCTTACCTTCATGCTGGGGGTGTACGCCATTTCCAACGAAATGGCGCACGAATCCGGCCTGTTGACAGTCACCATCATGGGTATCTGGATGGCGAACATGAAGCAGGTGCCCATCGAGAGCATATTGGAATTCAAGGAATCCCTCAGCGTTCTGCTGATCTCCGGTCTGTTTATCATCCTTGCCGCGCGGGTTGAATTCAGCGCCATAGCCGCCCTTGGCTGGGAACTGGTGCTGGTGCTGGCCATCCTGATTCTCGTGGCGCGCCCGCTGAGCATTGGGCTGTCGGCGATTGGTACCAAGCTGAACTGGCGGGAACAGGCGTTTCTGAGCTGGATTGCGCCCAGAGGGATCGTGGCTGCCGCGGTTTCCGCGCTGTTTGCCTTCCAGATGGAAAACCTTGGCTATGAAGGTGCCGACGCCCTGGTGCCACTGGTGTTCGTGCTGATCATCACCACCGTTACTCTGCAAAGCCTGACCGCCCGGCCGGTGGCGAAACTGCTCAAGGTTGCAGCGCCTCCGGAGTACGGCTTCCTGATTCTGGGTGCCAATCCGGTGGCCCGGATGATTGGTCGGGCACTGGATAAGCAGGAAGTTCCCGTCACCCTGAGTGACACCAGCTGGGAAAACGTTCGCCAGGCACGGATGGAAGGGCTTCGTACTTACTTCGGCAATCCGGTATCCGAACATGCATCGACACACCTCGAGCTGACCGGGATTGGTAATCTGCTGGTTATCTCACCCTATAAACACATGAATTCGCTGGCCACCTATCACTTCCTGGACTGGTTCGGCAAAGGCCACGTGTTCAGCCTGGCAGAGGGCGATCAAGACCAGAAAGCCCGGCACCAGACGGCGGAAAAAATCCAGATGACGCGGGGCCTGTTTGACGGGGTCAGTTACGCCAAACTGGCGAGCCTGGCCAGCCAGGGCTACACCGTGAAAACCACCCAGCTGAGTGACGAGTTCAGTTATGACGATTTCCTGAGCAAGTACGAGGGACAGGCCTTAGTGCTGTTTGTTTTCGACCGCAAGGGTCATGTTCAGCCGGTGATGAACATGGACTCGTTCAAGCCCGAAGAAGGCTGGATGCTGATCAGCCTGGTACCGCCTCAGGCACGGAAAGAACGAAAATCGAAAGACGGCGGAAACGGCGCAGACAAGGCGGCGAATCCGGCACAACAGCCCGATGCCTGA